TTGCCCAGAGGTGGGCAGCGACGGGCATCCCTTGCGGAAACAAAACTTTGGTCTCCCCTTCTCCATACACCATACCATCATCTGCATCACAATCCTCCACGCATACGGTTTACCCCCACTTCCCCGTCCTCTCGCTCCTATGATGCGCTTATGTCTGTGCCTCGTTAGTGCGGCCACGActagagaaggaaaggaaagacatCTGCGTCGGCTATCTCACGTTATCACCACCGC
This region of Trypanosoma brucei brucei TREU927 chromosome 1, complete sequence genomic DNA includes:
- a CDS encoding hypothetical protein, unlikely (unlikely gene predicted by glimmer); this encodes MMRLCLCLVSAATTREGKERHLRRLSHVITTALLPRQ